From Candidatus Cloacimonadota bacterium, one genomic window encodes:
- the rpoC gene encoding DNA-directed RNA polymerase subunit beta' yields the protein MIRELKRDVKIKSYDAVRIKIASPEKIRDWSFGEVTRPETINYRTLKPERDGLFCEKIFGPEKDYECSCGKYKKYRFKGLICDRCGVEVTSSKVRRSRMGHIELAVPIAHIWFVKSIPSPLQHLLGLSKKELERVLYYESYVVLESGASDYETGEVIDEDSYLETIERYPVGFKAGMGAAPIRELLSKLDLDDEIDKLRIAIKFETKTKKQKLIKKLKIIDSLISSGNKPEWMIMEVLPVMPPDLRPLVYLEGGSFATADFNDLYRRVITRNNRLRSLLEGNAPEVILRNEKRILQEAVDALFDNSRKSRPVKGRGKRVLKSLTDQLKGKQGRFRQNLLGKRVDYSGRSVIVIGPDLKLNQCGLPKKMALELFKPFIIEKIEKLEGVKNTKQAKHFIEQKKPEVWKILEEVIKDYPVILNRAPTLHRLSMQAFYPVLTEEKAIQLHPLLCFPFNADFDGDQMAVHIPLSGEAQMEARILMTPGQNILSPANGAPVLKASQDIVLGFNFLTIAKSLKPKGVSIKKLSHFASAEEVIMAFEYSKDAICQKYSAGTQTNHKIEEKVLDFHNWIYFREPKSKKNIVTTVGRVILNEIIPDELEFKNYVFDKGKINQLSAEVFQNCTNYRTVQFLDDLKEIGFRYASKSSVTFSMSDIVVPEEKEKILNETEKEVREIQNDWETGIITAGERYDRLIDKWKAATDEVTDYMMEKLEKDQNGFNPIWIMANSGARGGRDQIKQLGAMRGLMEKPQRKITGGIGEIIENPIKSSFKDGLTVLEYFISTHGARKGLADTALKTADAGYLTRRLVDVAQSMVVSQEDCGTMDGVMMKALKEGNRVIEPLSDRIRGRTSAEDVVDPVSNKIIAQAGETISDEKANIIQKHGIQSVKIRSVLTCEASKGICVKCYGRNLATNKPVVIGDPVGVIAAQSIGEPGTQLTLRTFHIGGAASTLVEQAEVNAENDGIIKFDRIDFVENRDKNKICISNKGKIGILDPSDNKEIASYVVEYGATIFVSENEKVVKDTLLCSWDTYNHPLIATKDGTVKFKNFVENSTYETEFNETTGKSEINIIQSLEPKKQAELVIITDEGEHISYPLTEGLSLEVEDKSVVFKGDILGKTTRVTIKAKDITGGLPRVVELFEARSPKEKAIISEIEGTVHIGKLTRFGRRMTVVAEDSGIEEKYTVPYGRRIIVHENDKIRSGDPLSDGSIDPHDLLEARGIVETQEFITNEILEVYRKQGVDINDKHIRLIIRQMLQKVKIINPGDTYFLEGEIVDKFEVKRVNINVEEDGGEVATFTQLLMGITKSALNTESFISAASFQNTTKVLTQAAIAGKVDTLEGLKESVIIGHIIPAGTGTPKYRNLVKSTLEDKISMKKTVNELLFKKTKHK from the coding sequence ATGATTAGAGAGTTAAAACGAGACGTAAAAATAAAAAGTTATGATGCAGTACGCATCAAAATTGCCTCTCCCGAAAAAATTCGCGACTGGTCTTTCGGTGAAGTAACCAGACCGGAAACCATAAACTATAGAACCCTTAAACCCGAAAGAGACGGTCTGTTTTGTGAAAAAATATTCGGACCTGAAAAGGATTATGAGTGTTCTTGCGGAAAATATAAGAAGTATAGATTCAAGGGTTTGATTTGCGATCGGTGTGGGGTTGAGGTTACAAGTTCAAAAGTTCGCAGATCCCGAATGGGTCATATAGAATTGGCTGTACCTATTGCTCACATCTGGTTTGTGAAGTCAATTCCGAGCCCTTTGCAACACCTTCTTGGCTTGAGCAAAAAAGAACTGGAAAGAGTTCTTTATTATGAATCGTATGTTGTTCTCGAATCCGGCGCTTCCGATTATGAAACCGGTGAAGTTATTGATGAGGATTCATATTTAGAAACAATCGAGCGATATCCCGTAGGTTTCAAAGCGGGAATGGGTGCGGCGCCGATTAGAGAGTTGCTTTCGAAACTTGATTTAGACGATGAGATAGATAAATTGAGGATAGCAATTAAATTTGAAACAAAAACCAAAAAGCAGAAACTTATAAAAAAATTAAAAATCATTGATTCGTTGATTAGCTCCGGCAATAAACCGGAGTGGATGATAATGGAAGTCCTTCCTGTTATGCCACCAGACTTACGACCTTTGGTTTATCTTGAAGGTGGAAGTTTTGCAACTGCCGATTTCAATGATCTCTATAGACGAGTAATTACACGAAATAACCGTTTAAGATCACTCCTCGAAGGAAATGCTCCGGAAGTAATCTTGAGAAACGAGAAAAGAATTTTGCAAGAAGCTGTTGATGCTCTTTTTGACAATAGTAGGAAATCCAGACCTGTTAAGGGAAGAGGAAAACGCGTTCTCAAATCACTAACAGATCAACTTAAAGGAAAGCAGGGACGCTTCCGCCAAAATCTTCTTGGTAAACGTGTGGATTATTCGGGTAGATCCGTTATTGTTATAGGTCCTGATTTGAAATTGAACCAATGTGGATTACCAAAAAAAATGGCTCTGGAACTTTTCAAACCTTTTATAATTGAAAAAATTGAAAAGCTGGAGGGTGTAAAAAACACAAAACAGGCAAAACATTTCATTGAGCAAAAGAAACCTGAAGTATGGAAAATCTTAGAAGAAGTGATTAAAGATTATCCCGTAATCTTGAATCGTGCTCCAACATTGCACAGATTAAGTATGCAAGCATTCTATCCTGTTCTCACCGAAGAAAAGGCAATTCAACTTCATCCCCTTCTTTGCTTCCCGTTTAATGCTGATTTTGACGGTGACCAGATGGCTGTACATATTCCACTTTCAGGTGAAGCACAGATGGAAGCAAGAATATTGATGACCCCAGGACAGAATATTCTTTCACCGGCAAATGGTGCTCCGGTTCTAAAAGCAAGTCAAGATATCGTCTTGGGATTCAATTTCTTAACAATTGCCAAGTCTCTAAAACCCAAGGGTGTGTCTATTAAGAAATTGTCCCATTTTGCTTCTGCAGAAGAAGTGATTATGGCTTTTGAATATTCAAAAGATGCTATCTGTCAAAAGTATTCCGCTGGAACACAAACAAATCATAAAATTGAGGAAAAAGTTCTTGACTTTCACAACTGGATTTATTTTAGAGAACCAAAATCAAAAAAGAATATAGTAACTACTGTGGGTAGAGTTATCCTTAATGAAATTATTCCTGATGAATTGGAATTTAAAAATTATGTTTTTGACAAAGGTAAGATAAATCAATTATCGGCTGAAGTTTTTCAAAATTGTACAAATTATCGAACTGTTCAATTTCTCGATGATTTGAAAGAAATCGGATTCCGTTATGCTAGTAAATCCAGTGTAACTTTTAGTATGAGTGATATTGTTGTTCCTGAGGAAAAGGAAAAAATTCTGAATGAAACCGAGAAAGAAGTCAGGGAAATTCAAAATGATTGGGAAACCGGTATTATTACCGCAGGTGAACGATATGATCGTTTGATTGATAAATGGAAAGCAGCTACAGATGAAGTTACAGATTATATGATGGAGAAACTTGAAAAAGATCAAAATGGATTCAATCCCATCTGGATTATGGCTAATTCCGGTGCTCGTGGTGGACGAGACCAAATTAAGCAACTTGGTGCGATGCGTGGACTAATGGAAAAACCTCAGAGAAAAATTACAGGCGGAATTGGTGAAATAATTGAAAATCCAATTAAGTCGAGTTTCAAGGATGGATTAACAGTTCTTGAATACTTTATCTCTACGCATGGTGCCAGAAAAGGTTTGGCTGATACTGCTCTCAAAACTGCTGATGCCGGATATCTTACCAGACGTTTGGTGGATGTCGCTCAGTCAATGGTTGTTTCTCAAGAAGATTGTGGCACTATGGATGGTGTTATGATGAAAGCTTTAAAAGAGGGAAATCGTGTTATAGAACCATTAAGTGATAGAATTAGAGGGCGTACATCTGCAGAAGACGTGGTGGATCCGGTAAGTAATAAAATTATTGCTCAAGCTGGTGAAACAATTTCAGATGAAAAAGCGAATATTATTCAGAAGCATGGAATTCAATCTGTAAAAATACGTTCTGTCCTTACTTGTGAGGCTTCCAAAGGAATTTGTGTAAAATGTTATGGGAGAAATCTCGCTACCAACAAACCGGTAGTAATCGGTGATCCGGTTGGAGTTATTGCCGCCCAGAGTATTGGTGAACCGGGCACACAACTTACATTACGCACATTCCATATCGGTGGTGCCGCAAGTACTTTGGTGGAACAGGCAGAAGTGAATGCCGAAAATGACGGAATTATCAAATTTGATCGAATTGATTTTGTTGAAAATAGAGACAAAAATAAAATATGTATAAGTAATAAAGGTAAAATTGGGATCCTAGATCCATCCGATAATAAAGAAATTGCTTCCTACGTGGTGGAATATGGTGCAACTATCTTTGTTTCTGAGAATGAAAAAGTTGTTAAAGATACTTTGCTGTGCAGTTGGGACACATATAACCATCCTCTTATTGCTACAAAAGACGGAACTGTAAAATTTAAAAATTTTGTGGAGAATTCTACTTATGAAACTGAATTCAACGAAACAACTGGTAAATCTGAAATTAATATTATTCAATCACTTGAACCAAAAAAACAAGCTGAATTAGTCATCATAACTGATGAAGGTGAACATATTAGTTATCCCTTAACGGAAGGATTAAGTTTAGAAGTTGAAGATAAATCCGTGGTATTCAAAGGTGATATCTTGGGTAAGACAACTAGGGTAACAATTAAAGCGAAAGATATTACTGGTGGTCTTCCACGTGTTGTAGAATTATTTGAAGCTCGCTCTCCAAAAGAAAAAGCTATTATTTCGGAAATTGAGGGTACTGTTCATATCGGTAAATTAACTCGTTTTGGCAGAAGAATGACAGTCGTGGCTGAAGACAGTGGAATTGAAGAAAAATATACTGTTCCCTACGGCAGAAGAATTATCGTTCATGAAAATGATAAGATAAGAAGTGGTGATCCTCTCTCTGATGGTTCGATAGATCCTCACGATTTGCTGGAAGCTCGTGGTATAGTTGAAACACAAGAGTTTATTACAAATGAAATTCTGGAAGTTTACAGAAAACAGGGTGTTGATATCAATGATAAACATATTCGATTGATTATCCGCCAGATGCTCCAAAAAGTAAAAATAATTAACCCGGGTGATACGTATTTCCTCGAAGGTGAAATCGTGGATAAATTTGAAGTGAAAAGGGTGAATATTAATGTCGAAGAAGATGGTGGTGAAGTTGCCACTTTTACACAGCTGCTTATGGGTATTACAAAATCTGCCCTAAATACGGAAAGTTTTATTTCAGCAGCCTCGTTCCAAAATACGACCAAAGTACTTACACAAGCAGCAATCGCCGGAAAAGTGGATACGCTTGAAGGATTAAAGGAAAGCGTGATCATTGGTCATATAATTCCAGCTGGTACCGGAACTCCAAAATATCGAAATCTGGTAAAAAGCACATTAGAAGATAAAATTAGCATGAAAAAAACCGTTAACGAATTATTGTTCAAAAAAACAAAACACAAATAA
- the rpsL gene encoding 30S ribosomal protein S12, which produces MPTISQLVRNGRKKFTKAKKNKALDGCPQKRGVCTRVYTTTPKKPNSALRKVARVRLSNGKEVTCYIPGEGHNLQEHSLVLVRGGRVKDLPGVRYHLIRGTLDAMGVDDRKQSRSKYGTKKTKGL; this is translated from the coding sequence TTGCCTACAATATCACAACTTGTACGAAATGGTAGAAAAAAATTTACCAAAGCAAAAAAAAATAAGGCTCTTGACGGATGTCCGCAAAAACGAGGTGTCTGCACACGTGTCTATACTACTACTCCCAAAAAACCAAATTCTGCTTTAAGAAAAGTTGCTCGCGTAAGACTTTCAAACGGAAAAGAGGTTACGTGTTATATTCCCGGTGAGGGACATAATCTTCAAGAACACTCTCTTGTTCTTGTTCGTGGAGGTCGTGTAAAAGATCTTCCCGGTGTGAGATACCATCTTATTCGAGGTACACTGGATGCCATGGGCGTTGATGACCGTAAACAAAGTCGTTCAAAATATGGAACGAAGAAAACAAAAGGATTGTAA
- the rpsG gene encoding 30S ribosomal protein S7, whose amino-acid sequence MSRRKKAQKREVSPDPIYREIIVTQFINRLMLAGKKSLAERKFYMALDIIKDKLNEDPLEVFKQAIENVKPKIEVKTRRVGGANYQVPLQVRPGRQQTLAFRWIVKYARKRNERRIENQLAGELMDAYKNQGASIDKRKEVWRMAEANKAFAHFRF is encoded by the coding sequence ATGTCTAGAAGAAAAAAAGCTCAGAAACGAGAAGTTAGCCCTGATCCGATTTATCGCGAAATTATTGTAACTCAATTTATTAATCGCTTGATGTTGGCTGGGAAAAAGAGTCTTGCAGAAAGAAAATTCTATATGGCATTAGATATTATAAAGGATAAACTTAATGAAGACCCTTTGGAAGTATTTAAACAAGCTATAGAAAATGTTAAACCAAAAATTGAGGTTAAAACTCGCCGTGTCGGTGGTGCAAATTATCAAGTCCCACTTCAAGTTAGACCTGGAAGGCAACAAACTTTGGCTTTTCGTTGGATTGTAAAGTATGCACGAAAAAGAAATGAACGACGTATTGAAAACCAATTGGCGGGTGAACTAATGGATGCATATAAAAATCAAGGTGCATCTATTGATAAACGAAAAGAAGTTTGGAGAATGGCAGAAGCAAATAAAGCATTTGCCCATTTTAGATTCTAA